The following DNA comes from Nitrogeniibacter aestuarii.
CCGGCGCCACCGACTCGCGCAAGGGCCGCTTCGAGCAGGCCGATGGCGGCTCCCTGTTCCTGGACGAAATCGGCGAAATTTCCGGCGCCTTCCAGGCCAAGCTGCTGCGCGTGCTGCAGGAGGGTGAGTTCGAACGCGTGGGGGGCAGCAAGACCATCAAGGTGGATGTGCGCATCATCACCGCCACCCATCGGGATCTGGAAACGGCTGTGGAAGAAGGCGATTTCCGCGAGGATCTGTTCTATCGCCTCAACGTCATGCCCCTGTTCCTGCCCCCCCTGCGCGAACGCATCGAGGACATTCCCGAGATCGCGCGCCATCTGCTCAACAAGATCGGTCAGGAGCAGCAGCGCAAGCTCACGCTCTCCGACATGGCCACCCGACGCCTGGCCAGCCACCCGTGGCCCGGCAACGTGCGAGAACTCGAAAACTGTCTGGAGCGCGCCGCCGTGCTCTCGCCTGACGGCCAGATCGACGTGGACCTGATCCAGTTCCAGACCCTGCGCGGCGGCGGACGCCCCATGGCCCCGAGCATGCCCTCGCCCATGACCACCCCCAGCGCACCGAAACCCGGCGTCCCTCCACCGACCAACGTGGATCTGGACGACCCCACGCTGTCGGAGCGGGAGCGCGTGATCGCCGCCCTTGAACAGGCCGGCTGGGTACAGGCCAAGGCCGCGCGCCTGCTCAACATGACCCCGCGCCAGATCGCCTACCGGATCCAGACGCTGAACATCGAAGTGAAGCAGTTCTGAAGCAACGGCCCGAAACGGGCAGCGTCGTCCATCGGACAGGCGCCGACACGGCGGTTTCAGCCATGGATCGGGCCGATCGTCGGTGGCGGAACCCGGCCGCTCGATCAGGCCGGCATTTTCGCATCGACAGCCCCGCGAAGCCGCTGATAGCATGCGAACGCCATGTTCATGATGCCTTACGTCACCCGGCTCATTCGGGGCTATATCCCCTTCGCCATCGCATTGATCGTTGCGGTGTGCTGCTTCAATTTCTTCGTGCTGCAGGCCAACGACGCCCAGCGCTACCAGTGGGCCTATGACTACTACGCGAGCAGCGTCCTCGCCCCGGTCGAGGCTGAGGCGTTCAAGGCCCACCTGCGTGAGCAGCGCAATGGCACGGCGCTTCGCGATTTCGAAGCCCTGGAAGCGCAAAACGCCATCCCGCTGATGCTTCAGCAGATGGAGGCCGACCCCCAGTTCAGCGCGCGCATTGATCAGGGCACGCTACTGACCACCAACGATCCGCAATACCATGACTGGCGGTCCGCGCGTGCGCAGTTCGAGCAGCTCGAATCACGCATCGTGACCGAGCGATTCGCGTTCGATACGGCGGCCCCCGACTGGGCCGGCGCCATCACGCACCAGTTTCTTCACGGCGGGACGGGTCATCTGGTGGGCAATATGGTGGTCCTGCTGCTCGTCGGCCCGGTGGTTGAGGCACTGATCGGCTTCATCCCGTTCGTGTGCCTGTTTCTCGTCGGTGGCATCGCCGCTGCCGGCGCGCAATGGCTGGTCACACAGGGCGCACCGGGCGGTCTGATTGGCGCTTCGGGTGCCATCTCGGCGGTCATGGCCGCGTTCGCGGTGCTGCTGGGCACGCGACGCATTCCGTTTTTCTATTTTCTGGTGGTGTATTTCGACGTGATCAAGGCGCCTGCCTTGATCGCACTGCCAGTGTGGCTGGTGAATGAAGCGGTGCAGTTCTACTGGTTCGGCGACGCCTCCCGCATTGCCTACGGAGCCCATTTCGGGGGTCTGCTGGCGGGTGCACTGCTGGTCCTGCCCCTCAGACCGCGGGCGATACGCAAGCTGGCGGCCGCCAGCGAATCGCAGGAGGCCGACGATCCGCATGCCCCGGCGAGCTCGTCGGCCGCACGACACCTCGAACGTGCGCGGCGTCTGATGGCGCGGCAACAGTTCGATGAGGCGCGCGCAGTCTATGCGCAGGCCGCACAGGACGCCCACGGTGATATCGACACCCTGCGCGAATGCTTCAATGTCGCCCGGCTCTCACCGGCAAGCCGCGACTATCACCGCATCGTGATGCGGATTCTCGCGCTGAAAAGCCGCCAGCAGGAGGTCCAGCACCTCGTGCTCGACACCTTTTCGCACTATCTCACCGAGGCGCAGCCGCGCCCCTTGTTGAGCCCAGCACTGGCTACCGTGCTGATCGAGCGCTTTGCCGAGACCGGCTGTCTGCCCCAGCTGGAGCGGACCATTCGCGTCCTGCACGCCAGTGCCCCAGCGCATGAGCAACTCGCCCCGCTGATCCGCCGGGCAATCGCGGCCATGAACACGGCTGGCGAGCCTCAGCGCGCGCAGGCGCTCAAGACCTTGCTTGACCGGAAAGCCCCGGCCTAGCCGGGCGCCGGGCGCACTGCCTGGGCTTTCATTTGCGCAATGACCGTGCGCAGCTGCCGGGCCTCCGGCACGCGAACATGATCCGGAAAACGGCGAATCAGGGTACGCAACATCTGGTCGGCCACATCGTCCCGCCCCAGGTCCTCGCACAGGATTCGCCCGCCGAGAAAGTAGGCTTCGGCGAGCAACGCATGGGGACCAAAGGCCTTTTCGAATCCGTTGAGGATGGCAATGGCGGCCTTCGGGTCCCGCTCGGTGCGGGCGGCTTGCGCAAGTGCCATGACCTCACTGGCACGCTCCAGCCGGAATGCCGGATTCCGCTCCCGGCAGCGCTTCCACACATCCACCGCGGCTTGCGTCTTGCCCGCGTCGAGCATGCGCGGGATCAACCTGAGCGCGTGGTTGCACAGCCGCTCGTCCTTGCCGGCCAGGAAGAGGAGCTTGTTGTAACGATCCATCGCCGGGATGTTGTCGTGATCGAGACGCTGGGCCTCGTAGGCCATGTCGAGCGCATCCTGGATATTCCCTTCGCCGATCAGCTGGGCGATACGTCGGTCGTCTTCGTTCTCGGCCGTCGTCGTCCTGCTCGCCGCCTGCCCTCTTCGGGGGGCATCAACCTCCAGCCCGAGTGCCTCGTGAAACTGGTACAGCACATAGCCGAGCATGTTGAAGGCAATCAGGGTGAAGTACATGGCCAGCCCCGTCATGAGCAGGACCGCACCGGCCACCCGGGTGTGCATGCGCTCGGAAAAATCGCGCAGCTCCGCCATGCCCGCTTGGAATGCCGTCGCATCCTGCCGGGCCGCAGCGTCCTGCAGACTGATCTGCAATGCCTCCCACTGTTCTCCGAGGGGCACCAGGGTGTGCTCGAGCGAGGCGCCAATCAGGAACATCTGGCCGCCCGAGAGGCAGAAAAGGAAGACGCACAGCAGAACATAGGGCTTGCCGATGCGACTGATGGTACTCACGGCCACGGTCGGATCGAGCGCAGTGAGCAGGCTGCCACTGATGATCAGCCCCATGAGCGCCGCAGGCGTGACCACCGTGACCAGGAAATTGGCGAGTTGCGCGAGGCCGTTCCCGAAAAAGCCGGCCACGAAACCGACCAGCAGGCCCGGAATCAGGAACAGGCCGAAGATCTTGTAGGGCATGGCCCGCATCGCGTCGTCTTCGAGCGGGGAGAACTCGGTCGGCGACAGACGCCCCAGCGCCGTTTCGGACAGCACCCGGCTGCCATATCGCAGCAGGAAGATCCACGCCAGCAGGGACAGTCCCCCGATCGCCAGCACCATGGCCACCGGATGGTTGGCGTAGGCCCCGAGTGCCGGAATCGCCGAGAACAACAGGACACGCAGGATCGCCTGGGGATACATCGGGAACAGGAAGAAACGGGGCACCCGTGTCCAGAACGGGGGAATCGGGGCCAGGGCTCGATCCAAGATCGCCACTCCAGTTGTTTCAAAGCCGAGACATTATGCCGTTTGCACGTGAATCCATTGTGATCTGGGTCACTTCCAGGCGGGCCTGCGCCATCACGCCCCGTCTGTCCGACGGTCGCGTGTGTCGCAGCAGGTCTTGAGCACATGAATCGCCTCGGCGAGAAGTATGTCACCCACACGCACCCGGCCCACCTGCTATCCTCTGCCCCCCGAATTTGACATTGGCATATCTCATGGAACTTCAATCAACCTCAGTCAATGATCAGGCACTGAGCCGTCCGGCATTCATCCGCTCGACCTATCTGCACCTGGCTGTCGCCATCGTGGCCTTCGCCGTCCTCTCGGCCCTGTGCTTCTTCAGCGGCATCGGCTTCGCCATGCTCAAGCTCCTGTCCGGCGCGCCCTTCGGCTGGCTGGCCATGCTTGGCGGATTCATGGTGGTGTCCTGGATCGCCACCCGCTTCGCCGACACCGCGGAGTCGCGCAACCAGCAACTGACCGGCCTCGGCCTCTACGTGCTGGCAGACACGGTTCTGTTCGCGCCCATGTTCGCCCTCGCTGCCGTAGCGGCCCCCGGTGCCATTTCCTCGGCGGTGCTGGTGACCGCATTGCTGGTGGCCGGCCTGACGTGGACCGCAATGACGGCCAAGACCGACTTTTCCTTCCTGGGCGGCTTTCTCAAGATCGGTGGTCTGGTGGCGCTGGGCGCCATCGTGATGAGCGTCTTCATGGGCTTCACCCTGGGGATCTGGTTTTCGGCCGCGATGATCCTGTTCGCCGCCGGCGCCATCCTGTACGACACCTCGAACATCATTCGCCACTACCCGACCGACCGCCCCGCCGGTGCCGCGCTGCACCTGTTCGCCTCGGTCACCCTGCTGCTGTGGTACGTGCTGCGCTTCCTGATGCAGCTGGCCAACAGCGACTGATTCCGCTCCGGGACATAAGGGCGGCCTGACCGCCCACCCAACTTTCAACGCAACAAGGGGAACACCATCATGGGTTTTATTTCGAAACTTCGCAGTGCGCTGCTGCCGCCGATCCTGATCCTGTTCGGGATCGGTCTTGGTGTCGGCGCCGTCGACGAGATGAACACGTCCAAGGCGCTCGCAGATCATGGCGTCGCCACCAAGGCACTGGTCGAGGAAATCACCTGGAAGAAGAAGACTGGCGTCGAGAAGAGCTTCAAGGCAAAGGTGGTTTTCCAGCTTGAAGACGGCACGGTTCAGCGCGACACGATCAACGTGGGGACCGATCTCGGAAAGCGCCTCAGGGACGACGAGTCGATCACGCACATCGACATCAAATATCTGCCTGAGAATCCCGCCAAGGCCGAGCTGGCCAACCACACCGACCAGTCCACCTGGATGTTCGGCGCCTCTGCGGCACTGACCCTCGTCGGCGTGGGCATCCTGGTGTTCAGGCGCCGCAAGAAGCAGGCGGCATTAGCCGCCGCCTGACCCGGCAGACGCTGATTCGGAAAACAGCGCCCTTGGGCGCTGTTTTGCTTCCTGGCCGGGCCGGAACGCACCGCAGACTAGCCCTGGCGCCCGGTTGCCCGGTATGCTGAGACCTACTCACCTGGCGTATGCGTGTATCAACATGTCCAAGATCGATTTCTATACCCACCCCATGTCGCGCGGCCAGATTGCCCGCTGGGCGCTCCACGAGGTCAGTGCGTCGTACGACACCCACCTGGTCGACTATGGCACTACGATGAAAGCCGAGGCCTATCTGGCGGTCAACCCGATGGGCAAGGTACCGGCCATCGTCCATGAAGGGCGCGTCGTGACCGAGTGCGCGGCCATCTGTGCCTACCTGGCCGACGTCTTCGCGGATGAAGGCCTCGGGCCGCTGCCCGAGGAACGCGCCGACTATTACCGCTGGCTCTTTTTCGCCGCCGGCCCGCTGGAGCAGGCCAACACCCTGACCATGCTGGGCGCCTTGCCGAGCGAAGAGCAGCAACGCACCGTCGGGTGTGGCGATCCGGCGCAGGTCATCGATGTGCTCGAAGCCAAACTCACGGAATCACCGTTCATCTGCGGCCGGCGTTTCACCATGGCCGATGTGTATGTGGGCAGCCATGTGGACTGGGGTCTGGCTTTCGGCATGCTGCCCAGGCGCGACGCCTTCGAAGCCTACGCGGCGCGAATGCGGGCGCGGGAGGCTTACGAAGAAGCCAAGGAAATCGACAGCGCGCTGATCGCCCGCCAACAGAGCGAGTAACAAAAAAAGCGGGGCATGCCCCGCTTTTATGATGGCCCGCCCGCTTCAGACCGCGCGCTTGCGACGGGCGCTGACACCAAGGCCGGCCAGACCCAGGCCGATGAGCGCCAGTGACGCAGGCTCCGGCACCACATTGCCCGTGGTCACCATCACGTTGTCGATGGAGGTATTGCCCTCGATCGACCCGCCCGTGATGCTGAAACCGGACACACCGTTGTTCGAGTTGAACGCGATGGTCTGATAGACACCGGGATTCGAGTAAGCCCCCTGCATCACCGTGATGGTCTCGCTGACCAGCGTCGCGCCGTTCATGTCGAAGGCCTGAAACAGTGCCCCCGACACCCAGGTCGTGGTGTCGATCGAGAAGGCCGTGATCGTGCTGCCGAACGACGGGGTGAAGAAGATCTCGGCGATGCTGCCGTTGTTCAGACCATCGGCAATCCACAGACCATCCGGGTTGTTTCCACGACCACCGCCCACGCCGTAGACGTTCTGCAGGTTCGAGTTCGTGCCGAGCCAGCCGGATTCCCAGGCCGGGAAGGCGCCTTCGAAATCTTCCAGCAGCACCGCGGCAGATGCTTGTGTCGACAAAGCCATCAGGCCCGTGAACGCAAGGGCAAGAGGAGTTCGCATGTGTTTTCCTTATTGTGTGTATGTGTTTTTTTTGCCGACCTCTGCGGCCATGATATTTAGCAACAATATTGAAAACACCAGATGTGATCGAACACACGTTCGTGTTCAATTACTTGACCTTTCGTCGTGGTACGCCAGCGACTCACGCCCGGGGTGAATCCCGGCTTCTTCACGTCAAGATCGGTCCATTGTCGGGTTTGCGACAAACCAGCCAGTTCTTAAACCTCTGATTAAGTGCAGTTTTTTTCAGGCATGCGGCTTGCAATGAGACGTGAAAACCACGGAGGTCATCATGCCCAAGCCGAAAAAACATGTACTTGTCTGCGTCCAGGGTCGTCCGGAGGGGCACCCCCGGGGCTCCTGTCAGGCCAGCGGATGCGGTCCGCTCTGGCAAGCATTCTCGGACGCGTTTGCGGCTCGAAAACTGTGGGAGCAGGGCTTGCAGCTGACGAACACCGGCTGTCTCGGGCCCTGTCAGACCGGGCCGAGCGTGCTCGTGTATCCAGAGGGGACGATGTACGCCCATGTCACGCCGGGCGACGTGGACGAGATCATCGACAAGCATCTGCTGGGTGACGAACCGGTCGAACGCCTGGTGGCGCCGGCCGAGGTCTGGTAAGCGGAGGACGTGCCATGGCAACCGAGCAATACGACATCGGCGAGATGGTGTTCGCGGTCAATGACATCGTGAACGACGGTGGCATGCCCGGGGTGGATGAGGAGGGACTCATCGCCGCGGCCGGGACCCGAGGGGTGGTGGTTCAGTTTGGCCATGCCGAACTGGCCCCGAGCCAGGAAATCTACCTGGTGCGCTTCGAGACCGGCCCCGACGACACCCTGGGCAACCCGGTCGGTGTGCTGCCCGAGGAGCTGACGCAGGAAGCCCCCGCAGAGCCTTCGACATGAGCAGGCTCGGCATCTTTTTTGGGACCGAAACCGGCCGCACCCGATTGCTGGCCAAGCAGATCGCCCGCCAACTGGCGAGCGACCATGGCGTCACGACGGAAAAACCGGCCAATATCGGCCGCACCTCGGTGCAGGACTTCCTCGCGTGTGACGCCTACATCCTCGGCCTGCCGACGCTCGGCGAGGGGGAGCTACCCGGCCTGAACACCGGTCTTGACCAGCCCAGCTGGGCCGAATTCATGCCACGGCTCCAGCCGGGCAGCATGAACGGCAAGGTCGTGGCCATTTTTGGCCTGGGGGACCAGGAGAAGTATCCGGAACATTTCGTGGACGGGATCGGTCTGCTGTATGACGAGCTGACCGATCTGGGCGCCCGCGTCGTGGGTCGATGGCCGACGACCGGATACAGCTTCACCGGGTCGGTTGCGGTGGACGGAGACGAGTTTCTTGGCCTGGCGATTGATCAGCACGCTCAGGCCGCTCTGACGGACGAGCGGGTGGCCAGGTGGCTGGCCCTGATCGTGCCGGATCTTGTTGCCAACGAGGAGCTTGTCTCATGAACGCCAACCCCTGGACGCTGCCGAAACACAATCGCATCCGCCGCCTGCTCGTGAGTCTGGGCGAACGCGTGGCGCGCGCTTGCGAGATCATCGAGGATGAAGACCCGGACACGGTCACGCTCCGTCACTCGGATCTGCGGCGTCTGCGTGCACGTATTTACCTCCAGGGGCAACCGCGGGGCACCTATGGCATTGCCTTCGAGTTTCCGTCGGCCGTCCCTCAGGTACTCGCGCGCCAGGAGGCACTCGATCTGGGCGCCGCGGTCCGCTGCCTGGCCACCCACTTCGATGCCTGATCGCATGAACGCAGCCCCGGCGCTACCATGACCGGGCTCGTGCTCCCATCCACCCATCGCTGAAACGCATGCCGACACGTCACCACCTCGCCCTCGCGCTTTGCATCGCCACCGGCTCCCTTGCCAATGCCGGCGAGGTGAGCGTCGCCGTGGCCGCCAATTTCACGGCCCCGATGCAGGAGATTGCCGCCGCATTCGAACAGACCACGGGCCATCAGGCCAAGGTGTCGTACGGGTCGACCGGAAAGCTGTACGCGCAGATCGTGCACGGCGGCCCTTATGAGGTGTTTCTGGCGGCCGACGCCGACAGGCCCGAGAAACTCGAGACCGAAGGCATCGGCGTCTCCGGGCAGCGTTTCACCTATGCGATCGGCAGGCTGGTGTTGTGGTCACCCGAGCCCGACCGGGTCGATCCCGCCGGCGCGGTACTGGCCACCGGGGACTTCCGTCATCTGGCCATCGCCAATCCCAAGACAGCGCCCTACGGGGCCGCGGCCATGGAAGTCATTGCCGCGAAGGGCCTGGGCGCCAGGCTGGAACCGCGGCTCGTGCGCGGCGAGAACATCTCGCAGACCTGGCAATTCGTGGCCACCGGCAACGCGGAACTCGGCTTTGTCGCGGCCTCGCAGTTGTTCAAGGACGGCAAACCCCTGGGGGGTTCACGCTGGGACGTCCCGACCGACCTGTACCCCCCCATCCGCCAGGATGCCGTGCTGCTCAAGAAGGGTGAAGCCAACCCGGCGGCGACGGCGCTGGTCGACTTTCTCAGGAGCGATGCGGCACTGGACATCATCAAGTCCTACGGCTACGCAAGGCCCTGAACACCATCCCTGACTGACGTCGCGGAGTTTCTCCGGAGAGAATGATCGCCCCATAAACCACACTTAAATCATGGTTTTTGAAGATCGAGCCAGCTCATGAGCCCTTACACCCTGCCGGACGCCGAGCTCGAGCGCATGTTGCTCGAAGACGCGCCTCAAGGCGACGCCACCACCTTTGCGCTTGGCATTGGTGCGGCGCGCGCGCGCATGACGTTTCGGGCACGTGGCCCGATGACGGTCTGCGGCAGCGAGGAGGCTGCACGCATGGGCGTGCTGCGTGGCCTCGACGTGTGCTTGTCCCGGGTCTCGGGTGCGCGGGCCGAGGCTGACGATCAGCTGCTGAGCTTCACCGGCCCGGCCAGCCAGGTTCATCTTGTCTGGAAGACGGCGCAAACGCTGATGGAGTACCTGGCCGGGATCGCCAGTGCAACACACGACATTGTCGTCGCTGCCCGCAACGCCCGCGCCGATTGCGCCGTGGTCTGCACCCGCAAGACCTTTCCCGGCACAAAATCCGCCAGCATCAAGGCGGTGCTGAGCGGGGGCGCCGGTGCCCACCGCCTGAGCCTCTCTGAAACCCTGCTCGTTTTCGACGAGCACCGCTGCCTCATGCACGAACCGCCGGCCGGGGCCATCGCACGCCTGCGCCAGCGCTGGCCCGAACGCCCGGTCGTGGTCGAAGTCGCCAGCCAGACCGAAGCCCACGCGTGGATCGAGGCCGGTGCGGACGTGATCCAGCTGGAAAAATGGTCGGCACAAGCCACCGCCGCCTTGCGCGCCAGCCTGCGCGATGGCCCCCGGCGCCCGCTCATTGCCGCTGCCGGCGGCATCACCGCAAGCAATGCCGCCGACTACGCCCGCGCCGGCGCCGACATACTGGTCACCAGCGCCCCGTACTTCGCCCCGCCACGGGATGTGGCGGTCACCATTGCGCCCGACAGGGGAACCCAAGCATGAAAATCGCCATCGCCACCAAACATTTCAAGGAGGTCGGCGGCCACATCGGTAAATCGCTGCACTGGCTGCTATACGACCTGACCGAACACCACAGCACCCGACTGCTGCCTGCGCCTGAGCGCATCACGCTGAGGCGGGACCAGATCTTCCATGTGTTCGAAGACGATCGCCCGCACCCGCTCGACGGGGTCGACATCATGGTCGGCGCGAGCGCCGGGGAAGGCTTCATGCGTCACATGCGCAAACGCGGCGCCCAGGTGATGCTCACCAGCGAAAAAGACCCCACCATGGCGGTCACCCGCATCATGGCCGGGGAAGCGCTGCCGGGCCCAGGCTTCGATATCACGACGTCGCTGTGTAAAGTACGGGATCTTTTCTCGAAACACTGACCGACGCGTCTCTCACTCGTGCTCACGGAAGACCTTGCTGCCGTCTGGCTGACCCTGAAGCTTGCCACCGTGGTCACGGTGCTGCTGCTCATCCTGGGCACGCCCATCGCCTGGTGGCTGGCCCGCACCCGCTCGATCTTCAAGGGCGCCATCGGCGCCGTGGTCGCGC
Coding sequences within:
- a CDS encoding NifB/NifX family molybdenum-iron cluster-binding protein produces the protein MKIAIATKHFKEVGGHIGKSLHWLLYDLTEHHSTRLLPAPERITLRRDQIFHVFEDDRPHPLDGVDIMVGASAGEGFMRHMRKRGAQVMLTSEKDPTMAVTRIMAGEALPGPGFDITTSLCKVRDLFSKH
- a CDS encoding (2Fe-2S) ferredoxin domain-containing protein, whose protein sequence is MPKPKKHVLVCVQGRPEGHPRGSCQASGCGPLWQAFSDAFAARKLWEQGLQLTNTGCLGPCQTGPSVLVYPEGTMYAHVTPGDVDEIIDKHLLGDEPVERLVAPAEVW
- a CDS encoding LPXTG cell wall anchor domain-containing protein, which gives rise to MGFISKLRSALLPPILILFGIGLGVGAVDEMNTSKALADHGVATKALVEEITWKKKTGVEKSFKAKVVFQLEDGTVQRDTINVGTDLGKRLRDDESITHIDIKYLPENPAKAELANHTDQSTWMFGASAALTLVGVGILVFRRRKKQAALAAA
- a CDS encoding flavodoxin, with the translated sequence MSRLGIFFGTETGRTRLLAKQIARQLASDHGVTTEKPANIGRTSVQDFLACDAYILGLPTLGEGELPGLNTGLDQPSWAEFMPRLQPGSMNGKVVAIFGLGDQEKYPEHFVDGIGLLYDELTDLGARVVGRWPTTGYSFTGSVAVDGDEFLGLAIDQHAQAALTDERVARWLALIVPDLVANEELVS
- a CDS encoding Bax inhibitor-1/YccA family protein yields the protein MELQSTSVNDQALSRPAFIRSTYLHLAVAIVAFAVLSALCFFSGIGFAMLKLLSGAPFGWLAMLGGFMVVSWIATRFADTAESRNQQLTGLGLYVLADTVLFAPMFALAAVAAPGAISSAVLVTALLVAGLTWTAMTAKTDFSFLGGFLKIGGLVALGAIVMSVFMGFTLGIWFSAAMILFAAGAILYDTSNIIRHYPTDRPAGAALHLFASVTLLLWYVLRFLMQLANSD
- the modD gene encoding ModD protein; amino-acid sequence: MSPYTLPDAELERMLLEDAPQGDATTFALGIGAARARMTFRARGPMTVCGSEEAARMGVLRGLDVCLSRVSGARAEADDQLLSFTGPASQVHLVWKTAQTLMEYLAGIASATHDIVVAARNARADCAVVCTRKTFPGTKSASIKAVLSGGAGAHRLSLSETLLVFDEHRCLMHEPPAGAIARLRQRWPERPVVVEVASQTEAHAWIEAGADVIQLEKWSAQATAALRASLRDGPRRPLIAAAGGITASNAADYARAGADILVTSAPYFAPPRDVAVTIAPDRGTQA
- a CDS encoding nitrogen fixation protein NifZ, with protein sequence MATEQYDIGEMVFAVNDIVNDGGMPGVDEEGLIAAAGTRGVVVQFGHAELAPSQEIYLVRFETGPDDTLGNPVGVLPEELTQEAPAEPST
- a CDS encoding rhomboid family intramembrane serine protease, whose amino-acid sequence is MFMMPYVTRLIRGYIPFAIALIVAVCCFNFFVLQANDAQRYQWAYDYYASSVLAPVEAEAFKAHLREQRNGTALRDFEALEAQNAIPLMLQQMEADPQFSARIDQGTLLTTNDPQYHDWRSARAQFEQLESRIVTERFAFDTAAPDWAGAITHQFLHGGTGHLVGNMVVLLLVGPVVEALIGFIPFVCLFLVGGIAAAGAQWLVTQGAPGGLIGASGAISAVMAAFAVLLGTRRIPFFYFLVVYFDVIKAPALIALPVWLVNEAVQFYWFGDASRIAYGAHFGGLLAGALLVLPLRPRAIRKLAAASESQEADDPHAPASSSAARHLERARRLMARQQFDEARAVYAQAAQDAHGDIDTLRECFNVARLSPASRDYHRIVMRILALKSRQQEVQHLVLDTFSHYLTEAQPRPLLSPALATVLIERFAETGCLPQLERTIRVLHASAPAHEQLAPLIRRAIAAMNTAGEPQRAQALKTLLDRKAPA
- a CDS encoding glutathione S-transferase family protein, translated to MSKIDFYTHPMSRGQIARWALHEVSASYDTHLVDYGTTMKAEAYLAVNPMGKVPAIVHEGRVVTECAAICAYLADVFADEGLGPLPEERADYYRWLFFAAGPLEQANTLTMLGALPSEEQQRTVGCGDPAQVIDVLEAKLTESPFICGRRFTMADVYVGSHVDWGLAFGMLPRRDAFEAYAARMRAREAYEEAKEIDSALIARQQSE
- a CDS encoding PEP-CTERM sorting domain-containing protein, yielding MRTPLALAFTGLMALSTQASAAVLLEDFEGAFPAWESGWLGTNSNLQNVYGVGGGRGNNPDGLWIADGLNNGSIAEIFFTPSFGSTITAFSIDTTTWVSGALFQAFDMNGATLVSETITVMQGAYSNPGVYQTIAFNSNNGVSGFSITGGSIEGNTSIDNVMVTTGNVVPEPASLALIGLGLAGLGVSARRKRAV
- a CDS encoding tetratricopeptide repeat protein; this encodes MDRALAPIPPFWTRVPRFFLFPMYPQAILRVLLFSAIPALGAYANHPVAMVLAIGGLSLLAWIFLLRYGSRVLSETALGRLSPTEFSPLEDDAMRAMPYKIFGLFLIPGLLVGFVAGFFGNGLAQLANFLVTVVTPAALMGLIISGSLLTALDPTVAVSTISRIGKPYVLLCVFLFCLSGGQMFLIGASLEHTLVPLGEQWEALQISLQDAAARQDATAFQAGMAELRDFSERMHTRVAGAVLLMTGLAMYFTLIAFNMLGYVLYQFHEALGLEVDAPRRGQAASRTTTAENEDDRRIAQLIGEGNIQDALDMAYEAQRLDHDNIPAMDRYNKLLFLAGKDERLCNHALRLIPRMLDAGKTQAAVDVWKRCRERNPAFRLERASEVMALAQAARTERDPKAAIAILNGFEKAFGPHALLAEAYFLGGRILCEDLGRDDVADQMLRTLIRRFPDHVRVPEARQLRTVIAQMKAQAVRPAPG
- the modA gene encoding molybdate ABC transporter substrate-binding protein, which translates into the protein MPTRHHLALALCIATGSLANAGEVSVAVAANFTAPMQEIAAAFEQTTGHQAKVSYGSTGKLYAQIVHGGPYEVFLAADADRPEKLETEGIGVSGQRFTYAIGRLVLWSPEPDRVDPAGAVLATGDFRHLAIANPKTAPYGAAAMEVIAAKGLGARLEPRLVRGENISQTWQFVATGNAELGFVAASQLFKDGKPLGGSRWDVPTDLYPPIRQDAVLLKKGEANPAATALVDFLRSDAALDIIKSYGYARP